The nucleotide window GGCTACGGTCAATTCATCCACGGTTTCGGCCATGGCGTCCTCCTTTTGCCTGGTGTTGCCGCCCGGCCTGTTATTATTTCAGCGGTCCTGGGCGGGAAATCCATATGCGCGTTCAGCAAGCGGTGTAGAGGATTTTCCCGCCAAAGGCCAGAGCCGGGCCTGAAGCGGGCGCTTGCTTGCCTCCCGGATTATACCATGGAAGCAAGGTATTCATAATACCGGACAATTTTATAGCATAGTACACTATTTCAAAAGGTTGCGTGGTATTGACAGGTCTATGGGTGAAAGGGTAATAGCCCGTTTCCCCATTCGGAGGTATTCCCTTATGAACATAGCCATCAAATTTATCTGTATTCCGTTGTTGGTTGCGGGCGTGGTGCTGCAAGCCGTACGCCTGGAGGCCAAGGACCAGCGCATTGATACGTTGGAGCGCGACCTGCGCATGGCCGAATATCAGGTGGAGACCGCCACCCGGACGCTGGCCGTTACCCAGGCGCTGCAAAAGCGGCTGCTGGAGGGCAAGCGCGTCAAAACCGTCACGGTCACCGCATATAACCCCCATGAAGACCAGTGTGACGCGGATCCCCTGGTGGCCGCGAGCATGCGCAAGGTACGCACCGGCACCATCGCGGTTTCCCGCGACCTGTTTGACCAGGGCTGGGTGTTCGGCAAAAAGGTCCGCATTGAAGGACTGGGCATTTTTGAAATCAACGACCTGATGAACAAACGATTCTCCCGCAGTGTGGACGTCTTCATGTGGGATGAATCCCAGGCGCTTT belongs to Paucidesulfovibrio gracilis DSM 16080 and includes:
- a CDS encoding 3D domain-containing protein; the encoded protein is MNIAIKFICIPLLVAGVVLQAVRLEAKDQRIDTLERDLRMAEYQVETATRTLAVTQALQKRLLEGKRVKTVTVTAYNPHEDQCDADPLVAASMRKVRTGTIAVSRDLFDQGWVFGKKVRIEGLGIFEINDLMNKRFSRSVDVFMWDESQALSFGRRQARAALLDI